From one Humulus lupulus chromosome 8, drHumLupu1.1, whole genome shotgun sequence genomic stretch:
- the LOC133797737 gene encoding F-box/FBD/LRR-repeat protein At5g53840-like isoform X1 codes for MSKKRLLSNGHGHEIMADLDRLSNLPEVLIHHILSLVPAVDVVRMSFLSRRWKRMWYSIPILQFCNSDNRFRSPRAFEIFMHECLRRLLIGTRHNNTHHHHSIVTNYKFQIEYSNNHKAVLMRVMLSPIVWDNVMEFDLSVSVGMKKDCLGSFNLPYSIFSGRSLTVLKLKSDNVFYLEENCEFSPNLPRLKCLWLVHVFGLSDAVLDKLLLCCPLLEKLVLKSLELSNPYISSSSLKFLEINGYSHANLQVDATNLQSFEVRGALHDKIIIDITDFSLIRNLSINTTCDNIDDNFLENLISKLPLLEHLSLCHCYFLKHIKIRSQSLRSFSFGKAHLAEVKASMKTPNLVSFSYKGDLEFGMTIISPNDQLNGTFIISGTLPNDRLILSICMVHFLVNINCPWKILNLEAQSEQVFFFPEEFKRRSHRPLTNLKHLKVKTFERLEDESKLKDSIYWASPHLETLLIQEGTESELMLF; via the exons ATGTCTAAGAAAAGACTACTAAGCAATGGCCATGGCCATGAAATAATGGCGGATTTGGACCGACTCTCCAACTTACCAGAAGTTCTCATTCATCATATCTTGTCGTTGGTTCCAGCCGTTGATGTCGTTCGGATGAGTTTCCTCTCAAGGCGCTGGAAACGAATGTGGTACTCCATTCCGATTCTGCAATTCTGCAACTCCGATAACCGCTTTCGTAGTCCGAGAGCGTTCGAAATTTTCATGCACGAGTGCTTGAGGCGTCTCCTGATAGGTACGCGCCACAATAATACTCATCATCATCATTCAATTGTTACTAATTATAAGTTTCAAATTGAGTACTCCAATAATCACAAGGCCGTCCTAATGAGGGTGATGCTTTCACCAATTGTTTGGGATAATGTTATGGAGTTTGATCTCAGCGTAAGCGTAGGCATGAAGAAAGACTGTTTGGGCTCGTTTAACTTACCCTATTCGATTTTTAGTGGAAGATCTTTGACTGTTCTGAAGTTGAAGTCAGATAATGTTTTTTATTTAGAAGAAAATTGTGAGTTCTCACCAAATCTTCCGCGTTTGAAATGTTTATGGTTAGTTCATGTATTTGGTTTGAGTGACGCTGTATTAGACAAGTTGTTACTGTGTTGTCCTTTACTTGAGAAGCTTGTGTTGAAGAGTTTAGAGTTGTCGAATCCTTATATTTCGAGTTCGAGTCTCAAGTTTTTGGAAATTAATGGTTATAGTCATGCAAATCTACAAGTGGATGCTACAAATCTTCAATCTTTTGAAGTCAGGGGAGCTTTACATGACAAGATTATTATTGATATCACTGATTTTAGCTTAATCAGGAATCTATCAATAAACACCACTTGCGACAATATTGACGACAATTTTTTGGAAAATCTGATCTCTAAACTTCCTCTCCTTGAACATTTGAGTCTTTGCCATTGTTATTTTCTGAAGCACATTAAAATCCGTAGCCAGAGTTTGAGGAGTTTTTCCTTTGGTAAAGCTCACTTAGCAGAAGTGAAGGCCTCAATGAAAACCCCAAATCTTGTTTCCTTTTCGTATAAAGGTGATCTTGAGTTTGGCATGACGATAATCTCACCAAATGATCAATTGAATGGTACTTTCATAATTAGTGGTACCTTGCCAAATGATCGATTGATTTTGAGCATTTGTATGGTGCATTTCCTTGTAAACATCAATTGCCCCTGGAAAATTTTAAACCTGGAAGCTCAATCAGAACAG GTTTTCTTCTTCCCTGAAGAGTTTAAAAGAAGAAGCCATCGACCATTGACAAACCTTAAGCACCTGAAGGTCAAGACTTTCGAAAGATTGGAAGACGAATCTAAGTTGAAAGACTCTATATATTGGGCTTCCCCTCATTTGGAAACACTACTAATTCAAGAAGGAACAGAGAGTGAGTTAATGTTATTTTAG
- the LOC133797737 gene encoding F-box/FBD/LRR-repeat protein At5g53840-like isoform X2: MSKKRLLSNGHGHEIMADLDRLSNLPEVLIHHILSLVPAVDVVRMSFLSRRWKRMWYSIPILQFCNSDNRFRSPRAFEIFMHECLRRLLIGTRHNNTHHHHSIVTNYKFQIEYSNNHKAVLMRVMLSPIVWDNVMEFDLSVSVGMKKDCLGSFNLPYSIFSGRSLTVLKLKSDNVFYLEENCEFSPNLPRLKCLWLVHVFGLSDAVLDKLLLCCPLLEKLVLKSLELSNPYISSSSLKFLEINGYSHANLQVDATNLQSFEVRGALHDKIIIDITDFSLIRNLSINTTCDNIDDNFLENLISKLPLLEHLSLCHCYFLKHIKIRSQSLRSFSFGKAHLAEVKASMKTPNLVSFSYKGDLEFGMTIISPNDQLNGTFIISGTLPNDRLILSICMVHFLVNINCPWKILNLEAQSEQIVEFGMANS; the protein is encoded by the exons ATGTCTAAGAAAAGACTACTAAGCAATGGCCATGGCCATGAAATAATGGCGGATTTGGACCGACTCTCCAACTTACCAGAAGTTCTCATTCATCATATCTTGTCGTTGGTTCCAGCCGTTGATGTCGTTCGGATGAGTTTCCTCTCAAGGCGCTGGAAACGAATGTGGTACTCCATTCCGATTCTGCAATTCTGCAACTCCGATAACCGCTTTCGTAGTCCGAGAGCGTTCGAAATTTTCATGCACGAGTGCTTGAGGCGTCTCCTGATAGGTACGCGCCACAATAATACTCATCATCATCATTCAATTGTTACTAATTATAAGTTTCAAATTGAGTACTCCAATAATCACAAGGCCGTCCTAATGAGGGTGATGCTTTCACCAATTGTTTGGGATAATGTTATGGAGTTTGATCTCAGCGTAAGCGTAGGCATGAAGAAAGACTGTTTGGGCTCGTTTAACTTACCCTATTCGATTTTTAGTGGAAGATCTTTGACTGTTCTGAAGTTGAAGTCAGATAATGTTTTTTATTTAGAAGAAAATTGTGAGTTCTCACCAAATCTTCCGCGTTTGAAATGTTTATGGTTAGTTCATGTATTTGGTTTGAGTGACGCTGTATTAGACAAGTTGTTACTGTGTTGTCCTTTACTTGAGAAGCTTGTGTTGAAGAGTTTAGAGTTGTCGAATCCTTATATTTCGAGTTCGAGTCTCAAGTTTTTGGAAATTAATGGTTATAGTCATGCAAATCTACAAGTGGATGCTACAAATCTTCAATCTTTTGAAGTCAGGGGAGCTTTACATGACAAGATTATTATTGATATCACTGATTTTAGCTTAATCAGGAATCTATCAATAAACACCACTTGCGACAATATTGACGACAATTTTTTGGAAAATCTGATCTCTAAACTTCCTCTCCTTGAACATTTGAGTCTTTGCCATTGTTATTTTCTGAAGCACATTAAAATCCGTAGCCAGAGTTTGAGGAGTTTTTCCTTTGGTAAAGCTCACTTAGCAGAAGTGAAGGCCTCAATGAAAACCCCAAATCTTGTTTCCTTTTCGTATAAAGGTGATCTTGAGTTTGGCATGACGATAATCTCACCAAATGATCAATTGAATGGTACTTTCATAATTAGTGGTACCTTGCCAAATGATCGATTGATTTTGAGCATTTGTATGGTGCATTTCCTTGTAAACATCAATTGCCCCTGGAAAATTTTAAACCTGGAAGCTCAATCAGAACAG attgtaGAGTTTGGCATGGCCAATAGCTAG